Proteins from a single region of Deltaproteobacteria bacterium:
- a CDS encoding AAA family ATPase, with amino-acid sequence MTPSQEKLKKIRDELRQQFLERADLIDGALAALLSSNHILIIGPPGTAKSMLADELCRRIEGANYFQWLLTRFTTPEEIFGAVSLKALEQDDYRRVTSRKLPEAHIAFLDEIFKANSSILNAILTLINERLFHNGKEIVKVPLLTLFGASNELPEEEELTALYDRFLVRFVVGYISEDYRFLRMLESQKAPERTILTLDELTELQASVRAVMIPPHVNRSIADIRRELNKKNIQASDRRYRQSLALLQAHAFLEGATEVQEKSLFFLEHVLWRDPAEHEPVRNTIREQLLGYEEEIAELLYESREIRDSALQPGRTSDERARALIEYHTKLRNIMAKVDQIAERAERMGRPLDKVKSVRNEIEEMQKEMLEQF; translated from the coding sequence ATGACGCCCAGCCAAGAAAAGCTCAAGAAAATCCGCGACGAGCTGCGCCAGCAATTTCTCGAACGCGCTGACCTGATCGACGGCGCGCTGGCAGCCCTCCTATCGTCGAATCATATCCTGATCATCGGTCCGCCGGGCACCGCCAAGTCGATGCTCGCCGACGAGCTGTGCCGGCGCATCGAAGGGGCGAATTATTTTCAATGGCTGCTGACCCGCTTTACCACGCCAGAAGAAATCTTCGGCGCCGTCAGCTTGAAAGCACTGGAGCAGGACGACTACCGCCGCGTCACCAGCCGCAAGCTGCCCGAGGCGCACATCGCGTTTCTGGATGAAATCTTCAAAGCCAATTCGTCGATCCTGAACGCGATCTTGACGCTGATCAACGAGCGGCTGTTTCACAACGGCAAGGAAATCGTGAAAGTGCCGCTGCTCACGCTTTTTGGTGCGAGCAATGAGCTGCCGGAAGAAGAAGAGCTAACCGCGCTCTACGATCGTTTCCTCGTTCGCTTTGTCGTCGGTTACATCAGCGAAGACTACCGTTTTCTGCGCATGCTCGAATCGCAAAAAGCGCCGGAGCGGACGATCCTGACTCTGGACGAGCTCACCGAACTGCAGGCAAGCGTGCGCGCCGTGATGATCCCGCCTCATGTTAACCGCAGCATCGCCGACATTCGGCGCGAGCTGAATAAAAAAAATATCCAAGCCTCTGACCGCCGCTACCGCCAATCGCTGGCCCTCCTCCAGGCCCATGCCTTTCTCGAAGGCGCGACTGAAGTCCAGGAAAAGAGTCTGTTCTTTTTGGAGCATGTGCTGTGGCGCGATCCTGCCGAGCACGAGCCGGTGCGCAACACCATTCGCGAACAGCTTTTGGGCTACGAAGAAGAGATCGCCGAGCTGCTCTATGAATCGCGCGAGATCCGCGATTCGGCGTTGCAACCGGGAAGGACCAGCGACGAGCGCGCCCGCGCATTGATCGAGTACCACACCAAACTTCGCAACATCATGGCCAAGGTCGATCAAATCGCCGAGCGCGCCGAGCGCATGGGCCGACCGCTCGATAAAGTGAAGTCCGTGCGCAACGAGATCGAAGAGATGCAGAAGGAGATGCTTGAACAGTTTTGA
- a CDS encoding VWA domain-containing protein produces the protein MPPKPRKKPPTKRVFAPLPKNTFWIENDPYDRRVWEQLRADSPSLRELEEKGSMFLPHFGSLLQDIFSLLFKYNINYFPDQQVLPSALLNQKFLRGVHQGGQYPMLREQTLLNEAHAGLSTLILGDRLLALVREQKFLNQRDLRDLWDIQKQEEIVGEKMEEYDAADTIPEDELSEEGKKALQKAKGKMAGEVQGAEALLRHKTAQLKEDLKQIEGQASQRLQAEAIKVAQQLEDATEEAETWGNTIGTGQKSPPGQQLELGRRLAGNEKLKKLAKMVGRMKFHALALRKKVFERSSEELLEVEQGDALHRLLPHEMLSLHHPVLRKDFYRRFLDQELIQYSLRGVEEKGKGPMVVCLDGSSSMSGDKEIWSKAVALTLLEIARKQRRRFRSICFSSAETPLQVLEMNPRDRYEVETKTIMDLAEYFPGGGTDFQKPLDAALECLQQSQFKKGDIIFITDGECQVSPEWAENFREQKEKLGFSLFSILIDMGPAQLGTLKEFSDRITTIKQLTGDEAKDIFVSF, from the coding sequence ATGCCGCCCAAACCGCGTAAGAAACCGCCCACGAAACGCGTCTTCGCGCCGCTGCCGAAGAACACCTTCTGGATTGAGAACGACCCCTACGATCGCCGTGTGTGGGAGCAACTCCGCGCCGACTCGCCGTCGCTGCGTGAGTTGGAAGAAAAAGGCAGCATGTTTTTGCCCCACTTCGGCTCGCTGCTGCAGGATATTTTTTCGCTCTTGTTCAAATACAACATCAACTACTTTCCAGACCAGCAAGTCCTGCCGAGCGCGCTGCTCAATCAGAAATTTCTCCGCGGCGTTCATCAAGGCGGCCAGTACCCGATGCTGCGCGAGCAAACTTTATTGAATGAGGCGCACGCCGGCCTATCGACCTTGATTCTCGGCGATCGCTTGCTCGCTCTCGTGCGCGAGCAAAAGTTTTTGAACCAGCGCGATCTGCGCGATCTCTGGGATATTCAAAAGCAAGAAGAAATCGTCGGCGAAAAGATGGAAGAGTACGACGCCGCCGACACGATCCCGGAAGACGAGTTATCGGAAGAAGGCAAAAAAGCGCTGCAAAAAGCCAAGGGAAAAATGGCCGGTGAAGTGCAAGGCGCCGAGGCGCTTTTGCGCCACAAGACCGCGCAGTTGAAAGAAGACCTAAAACAGATCGAGGGCCAGGCGAGCCAGCGTTTGCAAGCCGAAGCGATCAAAGTCGCGCAGCAGCTCGAAGACGCCACCGAAGAAGCCGAAACCTGGGGCAACACCATCGGCACGGGGCAAAAGTCACCGCCGGGACAGCAGCTGGAATTGGGTCGCCGCCTGGCCGGCAACGAGAAGCTCAAAAAACTCGCCAAGATGGTCGGGCGCATGAAATTTCACGCTCTGGCGCTGCGCAAAAAAGTCTTCGAGCGCTCCAGCGAAGAACTATTGGAAGTCGAGCAAGGCGACGCCCTGCACAGACTATTGCCGCATGAAATGCTCTCGCTGCATCATCCCGTCCTGCGCAAAGATTTCTACCGGCGCTTTTTGGACCAAGAGCTGATTCAATACTCACTGCGCGGCGTTGAGGAAAAAGGCAAAGGACCGATGGTGGTCTGCCTCGACGGCAGCTCCTCCATGTCCGGCGATAAAGAGATCTGGTCCAAAGCCGTCGCGCTCACGCTATTGGAAATCGCCCGCAAACAGCGCCGCCGCTTTCGCTCGATCTGTTTTTCGTCGGCGGAAACACCGCTGCAAGTCTTGGAGATGAACCCGCGCGACCGCTACGAGGTCGAAACCAAAACCATTATGGATTTGGCCGAGTACTTTCCTGGCGGCGGCACAGATTTTCAAAAACCGCTGGACGCGGCTTTAGAGTGCTTGCAGCAATCGCAGTTCAAAAAAGGCGACATCATTTTCATCACCGACGGGGAATGCCAGGTGAGCCCGGAATGGGCCGAGAACTTTCGCGAGCAAAAAGAAAAACTCGGCTTCTCACTATTTTCGATCCTCATCGACATGGGCCCCGCGCAGCTCGGCACGCTGAAAGAGTTCAGCGACCGTATCACGACGATCAAACAGCTCACCGGCGACGAGGCCAAAGATATCTTCGTGTCGTTTTGA